DNA from Pseudomonadota bacterium:
ATCTCTTCTTCTAAAGCGATCGCGGTCGCGGCGTCGCCCCGGCGCCAGTAGGCTTCGGCCAGGGTGTCGAGAATGTGCGGCGCGGGCCGCAGGGCGGCCGCCTTGGCGGCCAGAAGAAAGGCCCGGTCATAGTCGCGTAAACCGCTGTCGGCGATGGTCAGCAGCAGCCAGGCCAGATTATTGATGGTTTCCGGATCATTCGGGTCGAGCTGATGGGCCTGTTCCAGGGCTTGCAGGGCCGGTATTTCCTTTTGTCGTTCAAGATGGATGGAGCTTAGAGCCAGCCAGAGACGGGCGTTATCGGGTTTCTCGCGCAGCAATTGCTCGACGCGCCGGGTCAGGTAGCGATAATGAAGCTTGTCGGTCGCCCCGGTATTCTGCCAGTGAAGGCCAGGAATGATCAACAGCAGGAAACTGATCAGGTAGAGGGACAGGGCTTTTTGCAGGCGCCGATGATGGCGCCGGGCCAGTTGTGGATCAATCTGAGCGGCGCGCAGGAACTCCAGGCGCTGGGGAATGTTGAAATGGTGCCAGTTGGGTTTTTCTCCGGCGGAGCCGAGCAGATAGCCCAGCTTCTCGAAAGCCGTGATCAGGGCCGGCGTCAGCTTTGGTGGATCG
Protein-coding regions in this window:
- a CDS encoding peptidase M48, which produces GCRKLPDSPLRRAIIELCRRQRVGWREIMLWPPFEGRMATAAVVGAFPWSRYLLITPDLLRLLDGEEVLAVMSHELGHVRYRHLLFFLLFFVSFFLFNYLYFDLAQAWLLTTDPIPTWLENSGNAQGILLSLLEIVPLLLLHLVFFRYFFGWFLRNFERQADLASLDPPKLTPALITAFEKLGYLLGSAGEKPNWHHFNIPQRLEFLRAAQIDPQLARRHHRRLQKALSLYLISFLLLIIPGLHWQNTGATDKLHYRYLTRRVEQLLREKPDNARLWLALSSIHLERQKEIPALQALEQAHQLDPNDPETINNLAWLLLTIADSGLRDYDRAFLLAAKAAALRPAPHILDTLAEAYWRRGDAATAIALEEEILGSTELDNREHYLKQREKFSRKTLSL